In Chiloscyllium punctatum isolate Juve2018m chromosome 10, sChiPun1.3, whole genome shotgun sequence, a single window of DNA contains:
- the LOC140481897 gene encoding uncharacterized protein isoform X2 — MQTVVLRNSSIEAIFKQLHLLSNSFHTACFTLWCIACSCLPVLYTLLYRPTLPVLYTLLYLSHSPCTVHLAVPVPVSLYCTLCCTCPTLPVLYTLLYLSRSPCTVHFAVPVPLSLYCTPCCTCPGLPVLYTLLYLSHSPCTVHLAVPIPDSLYCTPCCTCPGLPVLYTLLYLSWSPCTVHLAVPVLVSLYCTPCCTYPRLPVLYTLLYLTRSPCTVHLAVPIPDSLYCTPCCTCPGLPGLYTLLYLSRSPCTVHLAIPIPDSLDCTPCCTCPGLPGLYTLLYLSRSPCTVHLAIPIPDSLYCTPCCTCPGLPGLYTLLYLSHSPCTVHLAVPVPVSLYCTPCCTCPTLPVLYTLLYLSQFALCFHLHLLAISV, encoded by the coding sequence ATGCAAACTGTTGTGCTGCGAAATAGCTCAATCGAGGCTATCTTCAAACAGCTGCATCTCTTAAGCAATTCATTTCATACAGCTTGCTTTACCTTGTGGTGTATAGCCTGTTCTTGTCTCCCTGTACTGTACACCTTGCTGTACCGTCCCACTCTCCCTGTACTGTACACCTTGCTGtacctgtcccactctccctgtacTGTACACCTTGCTGTACCTGTTCCGGTCTCCCTGTACTGTACACTTTGCTGtacctgtcccactctccctgtacTGTACACCTTGCTGTACCTGTCCCGGTCTCCCTGTACTGTACACTTTGCTGtacctgtcccactctccctgtacTGTACACCTTGCTGTACCTGTCCCGGTCTCCCTGTACTGTACACTTTGCTGtacctgtcccactctccctgtacTGTACACCTTGCTGTACCTATCCCAGACTCCCTGTACTGTACACCTTGCTGTACCTGTCCTGGTCTCCCTGTACTGTACACCTTGCTGTACCTGTCCTGGTCTCCCTGTACTGTACACCTTGCTGTACCTGTCCTGGTCTCCCTGTACTGTACACCTTGCTGTACCTATCCCAGACTCCCTGTACTGTACACCTTGCTGTACCTGACCCGGTCTCCCTGTACTGTACACCTTGCTGTACCTATCCCAGACTCCCTGTACTGTACACCTTGCTGTACCTGTCCCGGTCTCCCTGGACTGTACACCTTGCTGTACCTATCCCGGTCTCCCTGTACTGTACACCTTGCTATACCTATCCCAGACTCCCTGGACTGTACACCTTGCTGTACCTGTCCCGGTCTCCCTGGACTGTACACCTTGCTGTACCTATCCCGGTCTCCCTGTACTGTACACCTTGCTATACCTATCCCAGACTCCCTGTACTGTACACCTTGCTGTACCTGTCCCGGTCTCCCTGGACTGTACACCTTGCTGtacctgtcccactctccctgtacTGTACACCTTGCTGTACCTGTCCCGGTCTCCCTGTACTGTACACCTTGCTGtacctgtcccactctccctgtacTGTACACCTTGCTGTACCTGTCCCAGTTTGCTttatgtttccatctccatttgcTTGCTATATCTGTCTAA